In Streptomyces thermolilacinus SPC6, a single genomic region encodes these proteins:
- the cobN gene encoding cobaltochelatase subunit CobN translates to MILLLSHSDTDLLSARAAGGPVEYRFANPARLPIDELPGLLDGADLVVVRLLGGLRAWEEGIDLLRAQDRPVVFLTGEQAPDAQLMEASTVPIGVATEAHAYLAHGGPDNLEQLARFLSDTVLLTGHGFDPPAAAPTWGPLERTPRATDGPTVAVLYYRAHHMSGNTAFVGALCDAIEDAGGRALPLYVASLRAPEPELLDRLRGADAIVTTVLAAGGTKPAEAQAGGDEEAWDAGALASLDVPVLQALCLTGSRADWEENDEGLSPLDAASQVAVPEFDGRLITVPFSFKEIDEDGLPAYVPDAERAARVAGIAVRHARLRHIPNADKRLALVLSAYPTKHSRIGNAVGLDTPASAVALLRRLREEGYDFGDEDVPGLASGDGDELIYALIEAGGHDQDWLTEEQLARNPVRIPAADYKRWFATLPEELRSAVEQHWGPPPGEMFLDRSRNPEGDIVLAALRRGNLLILIQPPRGFGENPIAIYHDPDLPPSHHYLAAYRWIATPASDGGFGADAMVHLGKHGNLEWLPGKNAGLSAACGPDAALGDLPLIYPFLVNDPGEGTQAKRRAHATLIDHLVPPMARADSYGDIARLEQLLDEYAQISSMDPAKLPAIRAQIWTLIQAARLDHDLGLEDRPDDDGFDDFLLHVDGWLCEVKDAQIRDGLHVLGTAPSGAERVNLVLSILRARQIWGGTQALPGLREALGLDESAATRTTADEAEAKARALVEAMEAADWDPAAVAAVAEGHGEQVAAVLDFAARQVVPRLAATTAELDHAVHALNGGFVPAGPSGSPLRGLVNVLPTGRNFYSVDPKAVPSRLAWETGQALADSLLERYRGDNGEWPTSVGLSLWGTSAMRTSGDDVAEALALLGIRPVWDDASRRVNGLEPIPLAELGRPRIDVTLRISGFFRDAFPHTIGLLDDAVRLAASLDEPATENYVRAHAQADLAEHGDERRATTRIFGSRPGTYGAGILQLIDSRDWRTDADLAEVYTVWGGFAYGRGLDGRPAREEMETAYKRIAVAAKNTDTREHDIADSDDYFQYHGGMVATVRALRGTAPEAYIGDSTRPETVRTRTLVEETSRVFRARVVNPRWIEAMRRHGYKGAFELAATVDYLFGYDATTGVVADWMYDKLTEAYVLDPENRAFLQEANPWALHGIAERLLEAESRGMWAKPDPKVLEALKQVYLETEGNLEGGDTE, encoded by the coding sequence GTGATCCTGCTGCTGTCGCACTCCGACACCGACCTGCTGAGCGCCCGCGCGGCCGGCGGTCCGGTCGAGTACCGGTTCGCCAACCCCGCACGCCTCCCCATCGACGAGCTGCCCGGCCTCCTCGACGGCGCCGACCTCGTCGTCGTACGCCTCCTGGGCGGACTGCGCGCCTGGGAGGAGGGCATCGACCTGCTCCGCGCCCAGGACCGCCCGGTCGTCTTCCTGACCGGCGAACAGGCCCCCGACGCGCAGCTGATGGAGGCATCCACCGTCCCCATCGGCGTCGCCACCGAGGCGCACGCCTACCTCGCCCACGGCGGCCCGGACAACCTGGAGCAGCTCGCCCGCTTCCTGTCCGACACGGTCCTCCTCACCGGCCACGGCTTCGACCCGCCGGCCGCCGCCCCCACCTGGGGCCCCCTGGAGCGCACCCCCCGCGCCACCGACGGCCCGACCGTCGCCGTGCTCTACTACCGCGCCCACCACATGAGCGGCAACACCGCCTTCGTCGGCGCCCTGTGCGACGCCATCGAGGACGCCGGGGGCCGCGCCCTCCCGCTGTACGTCGCCTCGCTGCGCGCCCCCGAGCCGGAGCTGCTGGACCGGCTGCGCGGCGCCGACGCCATCGTCACCACCGTCCTCGCGGCGGGCGGCACCAAGCCCGCCGAGGCCCAGGCCGGAGGCGACGAGGAGGCGTGGGACGCGGGCGCGCTCGCCTCCCTCGACGTGCCCGTCCTCCAGGCGCTGTGCCTCACCGGGTCGCGCGCCGACTGGGAGGAGAACGACGAGGGCCTCTCCCCGCTGGACGCGGCCAGCCAGGTCGCCGTGCCCGAGTTCGACGGGCGGCTCATCACCGTCCCGTTCTCCTTCAAGGAGATCGACGAGGACGGCCTGCCCGCGTACGTGCCGGACGCCGAGCGCGCCGCCCGTGTCGCCGGGATCGCCGTCCGCCACGCCCGGCTGCGGCACATCCCGAACGCCGACAAGCGCCTGGCGCTGGTCCTCTCCGCGTACCCGACGAAGCACTCCCGCATCGGCAACGCCGTCGGCCTGGACACGCCCGCGTCCGCCGTCGCCCTGCTGCGTCGCCTGCGCGAGGAGGGGTACGACTTCGGCGACGAGGACGTGCCGGGCCTCGCGTCCGGCGACGGCGACGAGCTGATCTACGCCCTCATCGAGGCCGGCGGCCACGATCAGGACTGGCTCACCGAGGAGCAGCTGGCCCGCAACCCGGTCCGCATCCCGGCCGCCGACTACAAGCGCTGGTTCGCGACCCTGCCGGAGGAGCTGCGCTCCGCCGTCGAGCAGCACTGGGGCCCGCCGCCCGGCGAGATGTTCCTCGACCGGTCCCGCAACCCGGAGGGCGACATCGTCCTCGCCGCGCTGCGGCGCGGGAACCTGCTGATCCTCATCCAGCCGCCGCGCGGCTTCGGCGAGAACCCGATCGCGATCTACCACGACCCGGACCTCCCGCCGTCCCACCACTACCTGGCCGCCTACCGCTGGATCGCCACGCCCGCGTCCGACGGCGGATTCGGCGCGGACGCCATGGTCCACCTGGGCAAGCACGGCAACCTGGAGTGGCTGCCCGGCAAGAACGCCGGTCTGTCCGCCGCGTGCGGCCCGGACGCGGCCCTCGGCGACCTGCCGCTGATCTACCCGTTCCTCGTCAACGACCCGGGCGAGGGCACCCAGGCCAAGCGGCGCGCCCACGCCACGCTGATCGACCACCTGGTGCCGCCGATGGCGCGCGCCGACTCGTACGGCGACATCGCCCGTCTCGAGCAGCTGCTCGACGAGTACGCGCAGATCTCGTCCATGGACCCGGCGAAGCTCCCCGCGATCCGCGCGCAGATCTGGACGCTCATCCAGGCCGCCCGCCTCGACCACGACCTGGGCCTGGAGGACCGGCCCGACGACGACGGCTTCGACGACTTCCTGCTGCACGTGGACGGCTGGCTGTGCGAGGTGAAGGACGCGCAGATCCGCGACGGCCTGCACGTCCTCGGTACGGCCCCGTCCGGCGCCGAGCGGGTCAACCTGGTCCTGTCCATCCTGCGCGCCCGCCAGATCTGGGGCGGCACGCAGGCGCTGCCCGGGCTGCGCGAGGCGCTCGGCCTGGACGAGTCCGCCGCGACCCGCACCACCGCCGACGAGGCCGAGGCGAAGGCCCGCGCCCTGGTCGAGGCGATGGAGGCCGCCGACTGGGACCCGGCCGCCGTGGCGGCGGTGGCGGAGGGGCACGGCGAACAGGTCGCCGCCGTCCTGGACTTCGCCGCCCGGCAGGTCGTGCCGCGTCTCGCCGCGACGACCGCCGAACTGGACCACGCCGTGCACGCCCTGAACGGCGGGTTCGTCCCGGCCGGGCCGTCCGGCTCCCCGCTGCGGGGCCTGGTCAACGTCCTGCCGACGGGCCGGAACTTCTACTCCGTCGACCCGAAGGCCGTCCCGTCGCGCCTCGCCTGGGAGACCGGTCAGGCCCTCGCCGACTCGCTGCTGGAGCGGTATCGGGGCGACAACGGCGAATGGCCCACCTCGGTCGGCCTGTCCCTGTGGGGCACCAGCGCGATGCGCACCAGCGGCGACGACGTCGCGGAGGCGCTGGCGCTGCTGGGCATCCGCCCCGTGTGGGACGACGCCTCACGCCGCGTCAACGGCCTGGAGCCGATCCCCCTCGCGGAGCTGGGCCGTCCCCGCATCGATGTGACGCTGCGCATCTCGGGCTTCTTCCGCGACGCGTTCCCGCACACGATCGGGCTGCTGGACGACGCGGTGCGGCTCGCCGCCTCGCTGGACGAGCCCGCCACGGAGAACTACGTCCGCGCCCACGCGCAGGCCGACCTGGCCGAACACGGTGACGAGCGGCGCGCCACGACCCGCATCTTCGGCTCCCGCCCCGGCACGTACGGCGCGGGCATCCTCCAGCTGATCGACTCGCGCGACTGGCGCACCGACGCGGACCTCGCGGAGGTCTACACGGTGTGGGGCGGCTTCGCGTACGGGCGCGGCCTGGACGGGCGCCCCGCGCGCGAGGAGATGGAGACCGCGTACAAGCGGATCGCGGTGGCCGCGAAGAACACGGACACCCGCGAGCACGACATCGCCGACTCGGACGACTACTTCCAGTACCACGGCGGCATGGTCGCCACCGTCCGCGCGCTGCGCGGCACGGCGCCCGAGGCGTACATCGGCGACTCGACCCGCCCGGAGACGGTGCGGACGCGGACGCTGGTGGAGGAGACGTCCCGGGTGTTCCGCGCGCGGGTGGTCAACCCGCGCTGGATCGAGGCGATGCGCCGCCACGGCTACAAGGGCGCCTTCGAGCTGGCGGCGACCGTGGACTACCTCTTCGGGTACGACGCCACGACCGGCGTCGTCGCGGACTGGATGTACGACAAGCTGACCGAGGCGTACGTCCTGGACCCGGAGAACCGCGCGTTCCTCCAGGAGGCCAACCCCTGGGCGCTGCACGGCATCGCGGAGCGGCTCCTGGAGGCGGAGTCGCGGGGCATGTGGGCGAAGCCGGACCCGAAGGTGCTGGAGGCGCTGAAGCAGGTGTACCTGGAGACCGAGGGCAACCTCGAGGGCGGGGACACCGAGTAG
- a CDS encoding precorrin-2 C(20)-methyltransferase, giving the protein MSEHVSRETTTGGPTANGTATATGSPAPGTPAPGAGKLYGVGLGPGDPSLMTLRAVEAIAEADVVAYHCARHGRSIARSIAAKHIREDHIEERLMYPLTVETTDHPGGYRGALNDFYEEASARLAAHLDAGRTVAVLAEGDPLFYGSYQHMHKRLAHRYETEVVPGVTSVSAAAATIGKPLVEAEEVLTIIPGTLPEDELTARIAATDSAVVMKLGRTFPAVRRALERTDRLADAHYVERATMEGCRTAPLAGVDPESVPYFSVAVLPSRVDTGPAEPERGEVVVVGTGPAGPQWLTPETRGALASATDLVGYTTYLDRVPVRPGQRRHGSDNKVESERAEFALDLARRGRRVAVVSGGDPGVFAMATAVLEVASQEEYADVPVRVLPGVTAANAAAAKAGAPLGHDYATISLSDRLKPWEVIAERLRAAASADLVLALYNPGSRSRTWQVAKARELLLELRAPDTPVVVARDVGGPEESVRVLPLADLDPDEVDMRTLLLIGSSQTQAVRRGDGSTVAWTPRRYPEAPRTGA; this is encoded by the coding sequence ATGAGCGAGCACGTTTCACGTGAAACAACGACCGGCGGCCCCACGGCGAACGGCACCGCCACGGCCACCGGCTCCCCCGCGCCGGGCACCCCCGCGCCGGGCGCCGGCAAGCTGTACGGCGTCGGCCTGGGCCCCGGCGACCCGTCGCTGATGACCCTGCGCGCGGTGGAGGCCATCGCCGAGGCGGACGTCGTCGCGTACCACTGCGCCCGGCACGGCCGGTCCATCGCCCGGTCCATCGCGGCGAAGCACATCCGCGAGGACCACATCGAGGAGCGGCTGATGTACCCGCTCACGGTGGAGACGACTGACCACCCCGGCGGCTACCGGGGCGCGCTGAACGACTTCTACGAGGAGGCGTCGGCGCGACTGGCGGCGCACCTCGACGCGGGCCGGACGGTGGCGGTGCTCGCCGAGGGCGACCCGCTGTTCTACGGCTCGTACCAGCACATGCACAAGCGTCTCGCGCACCGCTACGAGACCGAGGTCGTCCCGGGCGTCACCTCCGTCAGCGCCGCTGCCGCGACCATCGGCAAGCCGCTGGTGGAGGCCGAGGAGGTCCTGACGATCATTCCGGGGACCCTTCCCGAGGACGAGCTGACGGCCCGTATCGCCGCGACGGACTCGGCGGTGGTGATGAAGCTGGGCCGGACCTTCCCGGCGGTGCGCCGCGCCCTGGAGCGCACGGACCGGCTCGCGGACGCCCACTACGTGGAGCGCGCCACCATGGAGGGCTGCCGCACGGCTCCCCTCGCCGGGGTGGACCCGGAGTCGGTGCCGTACTTCTCGGTGGCGGTGCTGCCGTCCCGCGTGGACACGGGCCCGGCCGAACCGGAGCGGGGCGAAGTGGTGGTCGTCGGCACCGGTCCGGCGGGCCCGCAGTGGCTGACGCCGGAGACGCGGGGCGCGCTCGCCTCGGCGACGGACCTGGTCGGCTACACGACGTACCTGGACCGGGTGCCGGTACGGCCCGGCCAGCGGCGGCACGGCTCCGACAACAAGGTGGAGTCCGAGCGGGCCGAGTTCGCCCTGGACCTGGCGCGGCGCGGACGGCGCGTGGCGGTCGTCTCGGGCGGCGACCCCGGGGTGTTCGCGATGGCGACGGCCGTACTGGAGGTCGCGTCGCAGGAGGAGTACGCCGACGTCCCGGTGCGCGTCCTGCCGGGCGTGACCGCGGCGAACGCCGCCGCGGCGAAGGCGGGCGCCCCGCTGGGCCACGACTACGCCACGATCTCCCTGTCGGACCGGCTCAAGCCCTGGGAGGTCATCGCGGAGCGCCTGCGGGCCGCCGCCTCGGCCGACCTGGTGCTGGCGCTGTACAACCCTGGTTCGCGGAGCCGTACGTGGCAGGTCGCCAAGGCCCGTGAGCTGCTGCTGGAACTGCGCGCGCCCGACACCCCGGTGGTCGTGGCGCGGGACGTGGGCGGCCCCGAGGAGTCCGTCCGCGTGCTGCCGCTGGCCGACCTGGACCCGGACGAGGTCGACATGCGGACCCTTCTGCTGATCGGCTCCTCCCAGACGCAGGCCGTGCGGCGCGGTGACGGCAGCACGGTGGCGTGGACGCCGCGCCGCTACCCGGAGGCGCCACGAACTGGCGCCTGA
- a CDS encoding nitrite reductase, translating to MLAAMPPTSPNPRNGGETHIRERVRDRADACPGALRLHRADDGGLARLRLPTGVVTARQVAALADAADRLGDGRIGVTSRGNLDLRGLPDDCGLALAELLGGAGLLPSAAHERVRNMVVSPLAGIDGRGFGDAQAWARELDALLCARAWTTGLSGRFLFAVDDGRGDVAPLGGDVTLLAEPEGRALVRIGGLAWRVGAGDAPVAALAAAEAFLAVAREAGTGAWRVAELPPGTTLEGAVTERLAAAGVEAVRVDAGPGMADAAPGRAGALPVAARADAGGLPEAAAPPEPGLVGDRAVSVVAPLGRVTSEQFRALAAGPADEVRVTPWRGFVVTGLPGRAAAEERLAALDAAGYLTRPGSPWLAVSACTGRPGCGKALADVRADARPLDDAALRGLPVHWSGCDRRCGHPQGDWVDVLATGDGTYDITVRTARRDNDDAQAQAQAQR from the coding sequence ATGCTCGCCGCCATGCCGCCCACCTCGCCAAATCCCCGAAACGGGGGCGAAACCCACATACGGGAACGCGTTCGCGACCGCGCCGACGCGTGCCCCGGCGCGCTGCGGCTGCACCGCGCGGACGACGGCGGCCTCGCCCGTCTGCGGCTCCCCACCGGCGTGGTGACCGCCCGCCAGGTCGCGGCGCTGGCCGACGCGGCGGACCGTCTTGGCGACGGCCGGATCGGCGTCACCTCGCGCGGCAACCTCGACCTGCGCGGCCTGCCCGACGACTGCGGGCTCGCCCTCGCCGAACTGCTGGGCGGCGCCGGACTGCTGCCGTCCGCCGCGCACGAACGGGTGCGCAACATGGTCGTCTCGCCGCTGGCCGGAATCGACGGCCGGGGCTTCGGCGACGCCCAGGCATGGGCGCGCGAGCTGGACGCGCTGCTGTGCGCGCGGGCGTGGACGACGGGCCTGTCGGGGCGCTTCCTGTTCGCCGTGGACGACGGGCGCGGGGACGTGGCCCCGCTGGGCGGCGATGTGACGTTGCTCGCAGAGCCCGAGGGGCGCGCTCTGGTACGGATCGGTGGCCTGGCCTGGCGGGTGGGCGCGGGTGACGCCCCGGTGGCCGCGCTGGCCGCCGCTGAGGCGTTCCTGGCGGTCGCGCGGGAGGCCGGCACGGGTGCCTGGCGGGTCGCGGAACTGCCCCCTGGGACGACCCTGGAGGGCGCCGTGACGGAACGTCTGGCGGCTGCGGGGGTGGAGGCGGTCCGGGTGGACGCGGGGCCTGGCATGGCGGACGCGGCTCCTGGCCGGGCCGGTGCGCTGCCGGTCGCCGCGCGGGCCGACGCGGGCGGCCTGCCGGAGGCCGCCGCGCCGCCGGAGCCGGGACTGGTCGGTGACCGTGCCGTGTCGGTCGTGGCACCCCTGGGGCGGGTCACCAGCGAGCAGTTCCGCGCCCTGGCGGCCGGGCCCGCCGACGAGGTGCGGGTGACCCCGTGGCGCGGCTTCGTCGTGACGGGCCTGCCCGGCCGCGCGGCGGCTGAGGAGCGGCTCGCGGCACTGGACGCGGCCGGGTACCTCACCCGGCCCGGTTCGCCGTGGCTGGCGGTGAGCGCCTGCACGGGACGCCCCGGCTGCGGCAAGGCCCTGGCCGACGTACGGGCGGACGCGCGGCCGCTGGACGACGCGGCGCTGCGGGGCCTGCCCGTCCACTGGTCGGGGTGCGACCGGCGGTGCGGCCACCCGCAGGGCGACTGGGTGGACGTACTGGCCACCGGCGACGGCACGTACGACATCACCGTACGGACCGCGCGACGAGACAACGACGACGCACAGGCACAGGCACAGGCACAGAGATGA
- a CDS encoding cobalt-precorrin-6A reductase, with protein MHVLILGGTTEGRRLAETLHADGVRVTSSLAGRVASPKPLPGEVRVGGFGGADGLARWTREHQVDAVIDATHPFAGTISFNAARAAATSHVPLLALRRPGWTPGDGDDWHPVASLEEAAHTVRGLGRRVFLTTGRMGLAAFADVSDVWFLVRSVDPPEPPHPARMEVLLDRGPFTPDGEREVLRAYGIDVLVTKDSGGAATAPKLVAAREAGVPVVIVRRPPVPDGVPVAATVEEAAAWVATRAG; from the coding sequence ATGCATGTGTTGATCCTCGGCGGCACCACCGAGGGCCGCCGTCTGGCGGAGACGCTCCACGCGGACGGCGTCCGCGTGACCAGCTCCCTCGCGGGGCGGGTCGCCAGCCCGAAGCCGCTGCCCGGCGAGGTGCGCGTGGGCGGGTTCGGCGGTGCCGATGGCCTGGCCCGCTGGACGCGGGAGCACCAGGTGGACGCGGTCATCGACGCCACTCACCCTTTCGCCGGGACGATCAGTTTCAACGCGGCGCGGGCCGCCGCCACGTCCCATGTTCCCCTGCTCGCTCTGCGGCGCCCCGGGTGGACCCCCGGCGACGGTGACGACTGGCACCCGGTGGCCTCCCTGGAGGAGGCGGCGCACACCGTGCGGGGGCTGGGGCGGCGGGTGTTCCTGACCACGGGGCGCATGGGCCTCGCGGCGTTCGCGGACGTGTCCGACGTGTGGTTCCTGGTCCGCTCGGTGGACCCGCCGGAGCCTCCCCACCCGGCGCGGATGGAGGTGCTCCTCGACCGGGGGCCGTTCACGCCGGACGGTGAGCGGGAGGTGCTGCGCGCGTACGGGATCGACGTGCTGGTCACCAAGGACAGCGGGGGCGCGGCCACGGCCCCGAAACTGGTGGCCGCCCGCGAGGCCGGGGTGCCGGTGGTGATCGTGCGCCGCCCGCCCGTCCCGGACGGGGTACCGGTCGCCGCGACCGTCGAGGAGGCCGCCGCCTGGGTCGCCACCCGGGCGGGCTGA
- a CDS encoding DUF418 domain-containing protein, whose amino-acid sequence MTTRGKRAGTTAGTPTGATAGAPTGTPTGTTAGAPGPDGGGGSGGGGGRLPLLDVLRGVAILGTLMTNVWIFTGAGGEWGVLAAGAPSLLGGGSAGDVAEAVFRLVADGKFLSMLTILFGAGLAIQYRSAERRGEPWPGRYRWRALFLFTEGTLHFLLIFAWDVLMGYAVTALFTAWLLTRSARARRRVTAWALGLHLTLMGLLTAALAYGDGDAGAGGGVPREVVDLYAHGGWADLVAFRLENAVVLRVEPVLTFGLLLFLFLLGVRLMRAGAFGADATGRRIRARMLRWGLGVGVPLNVACALGGDAWFLMGRYGAAPLVAVGYVGLIGAVVDRVRRPGPLTSSLTSLGRTALSGYVLQNLLCGVVAYGFGLGLAEKLGDGAGGGGGRGWEPWWVMGLWAAVSVLLLAGSTLWLRRFPAGPLESAQRWALRLTEKRSTGRGGSS is encoded by the coding sequence ATGACGACCAGGGGGAAGAGAGCCGGGACGACGGCGGGCACGCCTACGGGGGCGACGGCCGGGGCGCCTACAGGAACGCCCACGGGGACGACGGCGGGCGCGCCGGGACCGGACGGCGGTGGCGGGAGCGGCGGCGGCGGCGGCCGGTTGCCGCTGCTGGACGTGCTGCGCGGTGTCGCGATCCTCGGCACGCTGATGACCAACGTGTGGATCTTCACAGGCGCGGGCGGCGAGTGGGGCGTCCTGGCCGCCGGTGCGCCGTCGCTGCTCGGCGGCGGTTCGGCGGGCGACGTGGCGGAGGCCGTGTTCCGGCTGGTCGCGGACGGCAAGTTCCTGTCGATGCTGACGATCCTGTTCGGCGCGGGCCTCGCCATCCAGTACCGCTCGGCGGAGCGGCGCGGTGAGCCGTGGCCGGGTCGCTACCGGTGGCGGGCGCTGTTCCTGTTCACCGAGGGCACCCTGCACTTCCTGCTGATCTTCGCGTGGGACGTGCTCATGGGGTACGCCGTGACCGCGCTGTTCACCGCCTGGCTGCTGACCCGTTCGGCACGGGCCCGGCGGCGCGTGACGGCGTGGGCGCTCGGGCTGCACCTGACGCTCATGGGGCTGCTGACGGCGGCCCTCGCGTACGGGGACGGGGACGCGGGGGCGGGCGGCGGAGTGCCGCGGGAGGTCGTGGACCTGTACGCGCACGGCGGCTGGGCGGACCTGGTCGCGTTCCGGCTGGAGAACGCCGTCGTCCTGCGCGTCGAGCCGGTGCTGACGTTCGGTCTGCTGCTGTTCCTGTTCCTGCTGGGCGTGCGGCTGATGCGGGCCGGGGCCTTCGGCGCGGACGCGACCGGACGGCGAATACGGGCGCGGATGCTCCGGTGGGGCCTCGGCGTGGGCGTGCCGCTGAACGTCGCGTGCGCGCTGGGCGGCGACGCCTGGTTCCTTATGGGCCGGTACGGGGCGGCGCCACTGGTCGCGGTCGGATACGTCGGCCTGATCGGGGCGGTCGTGGACCGGGTGCGGCGGCCGGGCCCGCTGACCTCGAGCCTCACGTCCCTGGGCCGTACGGCCCTGTCCGGGTACGTCCTCCAGAACCTGCTGTGCGGCGTCGTCGCGTACGGCTTCGGCCTCGGGCTCGCGGAGAAGCTCGGCGACGGCGCGGGCGGTGGCGGCGGGCGCGGCTGGGAGCCCTGGTGGGTGATGGGCCTGTGGGCGGCGGTGTCCGTGCTGCTGCTCGCCGGTTCGACGCTGTGGCTGCGGCGGTTCCCGGCGGGGCCGCTGGAGTCGGCGCAGCGGTGGGCGCTGAGGCTGACCGAAAAGCGCTCGACAGGCCGAGGCGGATCTTCCTAG
- a CDS encoding NAD(P)H-binding protein encodes MSDDVVAVTGASGRIGRRVADRLGVAGVPVRLVGRDPARLPDVPGAVKAPPAAYGDGDAMRAALDGADTLFLVSAHETPDRVAEHRTAVDAAVAAGVGRIVYLSLQGAAPDATFTFARDHWHTEQYVRAHDGLAFTFLRDSWYLAGIPAMTGKDGVIRGPAGNGRVAAVAHEDIADVAAVVLLARDGRHDGATYDVTGREAFTLAEAAEEMSRATGRTIRYLPETRDEAYASRAGYGAERWQLDGWVSSYEAIARGDLGAVSDTVERLAGHAPMTLREFLAKHPRSYAHLTA; translated from the coding sequence ATGAGCGATGACGTGGTGGCCGTCACCGGGGCGAGCGGGCGGATCGGACGGCGGGTGGCCGACCGGCTGGGCGTGGCCGGAGTGCCGGTGCGGCTGGTGGGGCGCGACCCCGCGCGGCTGCCGGACGTGCCGGGGGCGGTGAAGGCGCCGCCCGCCGCGTACGGGGACGGCGACGCGATGCGGGCCGCGCTGGACGGCGCCGACACGCTGTTCCTCGTGTCGGCGCACGAGACGCCGGACCGTGTGGCGGAGCACCGTACGGCCGTGGACGCGGCGGTCGCGGCCGGGGTGGGGCGGATCGTGTACCTGTCGCTCCAGGGCGCCGCGCCGGACGCGACGTTCACGTTCGCGCGCGACCACTGGCACACGGAGCAGTACGTCCGCGCCCACGACGGGCTGGCGTTCACGTTCCTCCGCGACAGCTGGTACCTGGCGGGCATCCCCGCGATGACCGGCAAGGACGGCGTCATCCGGGGCCCGGCCGGGAACGGCAGGGTGGCCGCCGTGGCGCACGAGGACATCGCGGACGTGGCGGCGGTGGTGCTGCTGGCCCGTGACGGGCGGCACGACGGCGCCACGTACGACGTGACCGGCCGCGAGGCGTTCACCCTCGCGGAGGCGGCGGAGGAGATGTCCCGGGCGACCGGCCGGACGATCCGCTACCTCCCCGAGACCCGCGACGAGGCGTACGCGTCACGCGCCGGGTACGGCGCCGAGCGGTGGCAGCTCGACGGCTGGGTCAGCTCGTACGAGGCGATCGCGCGCGGCGATCTGGGCGCGGTCTCCGACACCGTCGAACGGCTGGCGGGACACGCGCCCATGACCCTGCGGGAGTTCCTGGCGAAGCACCCGCGCAGCTACGCCCACCTGACGGCGTAG
- a CDS encoding FBP domain-containing protein has product MKPLSEKQIRASFVNCSKGDAARLKLPSDFADLPWEDLDFLGWRDPGAPLRAHIVLPPDALPTGPDGSGGPVGVTLRVPERGRTSAVKSSLCRICLTGHASSGVTLFSAPRAGAAGRDGNTVGLYVCSDLACSLYVRGKREPALRTRYEESLSVEERIDRMRAHLLAFVENVRLPSAA; this is encoded by the coding sequence GTGAAACCCCTCTCTGAGAAACAGATCCGTGCGTCCTTCGTGAACTGCTCGAAGGGCGACGCGGCCCGGCTCAAGCTTCCGTCCGACTTCGCCGACCTCCCCTGGGAGGACCTGGACTTCCTCGGCTGGCGCGACCCCGGCGCCCCCCTCCGTGCCCATATCGTCCTCCCACCGGACGCCCTGCCGACGGGCCCGGACGGAAGCGGCGGCCCGGTCGGGGTCACCCTGCGGGTGCCGGAACGAGGCCGTACCAGCGCGGTGAAGTCCAGCCTGTGCCGGATCTGCCTCACCGGGCACGCCTCGTCCGGCGTCACCCTGTTCTCCGCCCCGCGCGCTGGCGCCGCGGGACGGGACGGCAACACCGTCGGCCTGTACGTGTGCTCCGATCTCGCCTGCTCGCTGTACGTGCGCGGCAAGCGGGAGCCCGCGCTGCGCACCCGCTACGAGGAGTCGCTCAGCGTGGAGGAGCGGATCGACCGGATGCGGGCCCACCTCCTCGCGTTCGTGGAGAACGTCCGGCTACCGTCCGCCGCATGA
- a CDS encoding precorrin-8X methylmutase, with translation MSGSTVFDYEKDGAEIYRQSFATIRAEADLAGLPADVSQVAVRMIHACGMVDLVRDLAYTPEVVSRARAALRSGAPILCDAQMVASGVTRKRLPADNEVICTLSDPSVPGLAAELGTTRSAAALELWRDRLEGSVVAIGNAPTALFRLLEMIRDGAPRPAAVLGIPVGFIGAAESKDALAASDLDHIVVRGRRGGSAMAAAAINAIASEAE, from the coding sequence ATGAGCGGGAGCACAGTGTTCGACTACGAGAAGGACGGCGCGGAGATCTACCGCCAGTCCTTTGCCACGATCCGCGCCGAGGCGGATCTCGCGGGGCTGCCCGCCGACGTCAGCCAGGTCGCCGTGCGAATGATCCATGCCTGCGGCATGGTCGATCTCGTCCGCGACCTCGCCTACACGCCGGAGGTCGTCTCGCGCGCCCGCGCCGCCCTCCGCTCCGGGGCGCCGATCCTGTGCGACGCGCAGATGGTCGCCAGCGGCGTCACCCGGAAGCGGCTCCCCGCCGACAACGAGGTGATCTGCACCCTCTCCGACCCGTCCGTGCCGGGCCTCGCCGCCGAGCTGGGCACCACCCGCAGCGCGGCCGCGCTGGAGCTGTGGCGCGACCGGCTGGAGGGCTCGGTCGTGGCGATCGGCAACGCGCCCACCGCCCTGTTCCGGCTGCTGGAGATGATCCGCGACGGCGCGCCGCGCCCGGCGGCGGTCCTCGGCATACCGGTCGGGTTCATCGGCGCGGCCGAGTCGAAGGACGCGCTGGCGGCCTCGGACCTCGACCACATCGTCGTACGGGGCCGGCGCGGCGGCAGCGCCATGGCGGCCGCGGCGATCAACGCGATCGCGAGCGAGGCGGAATGA